The segment GATAAAAATCGGGCCAACAATCTGCAGGAGCAAGGTCTATTTTTATCGTTGTTATTGGGCATACCTGCGACCATTGCGTTGATTATTATTCCTTATCCCATCGTGAACCTTTTATTTGAACGCGGCCAATTTACCCATGCAGATGCCCTGGAAACCAGCCTGGCACTGCAAATATTATCTGTTGGGTTGCCCGCCTATTTATGGGTTAAAAGTTTATTGCCTTGTTTTTATGCCCGGCACAATACCAAAACCCCCTTCCATATTGCCTTGGTTTGTGTGGCCATCAATATGGCTCTTAATTTGGCTTTATTTCCCTGGATAGGTTTTATAGGGATTGCTGTTGCCACGGTGGTGGCCAGTTTTGCCAATGCGATCATGCTGTACCTTCAAGCAAAGAAATGGGGATATTTTGAGCTGAGCAAAAAATTAAAAAAAAATATAGGGAAAATGTGCCTAAGCGGCGCGCTGATGGGTGTCATGGTCGCCCTTTTTGCAGGTTACGTTGTGTGGCCTGTATCTTTATGGGGGCGGTTTTTATATTTATTTGTTATCATCATCAGTGCTGCCTTGGTTTATTTTACTTGTCTTTTCTTGATGGGTGTTATTTCATGGTCAAAGCGAACCACAAGATAAACTTGATGATGCCATAGCTTTAAAAGAATGTTGAAATTTTTGCCAGGCGATTTTATCATGAATAAAGACCTTATCCTCTCAGGGGTTCAACCCACCGGCAATCTGCACCTAGGTAATTATTTAGGGGCAATCCGCAATTGGGTAATGTTGCAGGAAAAAAGCACCTGTTTTTTTACGGTGGTTGACTTGCACGCTATAACGGTTTGGCAAGATCCGAAAATTCTGCAGCAGCAAACCCGGGAAGTGACAGCCGCGTTTTTAGCGGCGGGAATTAATCCTGACCTGCATCCTATCTTTAACCAAAGCCAGGTTGAAGCCCATGCAAGGTTAGGTTGGATACTCAGTTGCGTAGCGCGCGTGGGCTGGTTGAACAGGATGATCCAGTTTAAGGAAAAAGCGGGCAAAGACAAAGAAAATGTTAGCGTCGGCTTGTTTAGTTATCCTACCCTGATGGCGGCTGATATCCTGCTTTATAAAGCAACCCATGTGCCGGTTGGGGAAGATCAGAAACAACATATTGAACTAACCCGGGATATTGCCCAAAAATTTAACAATGATTTCGGGGTTGCGTATTTTCAGTTGCCGGAACCAAAAATTATGGGTACCGCTACCCGATTAATGAGTTTGCGGGATGGTACTAAAAAAATGAGCAAGTCAGACCCTTCTGATTATAGTCGGTTGAATATATTGGATGATGACGATTTAATCCGGGATAAAATCCGTAAAGCCAAAACCGATTTATATCCGTTGCCTGGCCCTGAAGTTCTTAGGTCTTCTGGTGAAATAGACCCGCAAATCACGATGGATCGTCCCGAGGCAATTAATTTATTGAATATGTATACCGCAGTTGCGGGGCAGTCGATCGAAAAAACCTTGCAGGAATTTGCTGGCAAAGAATTTTCTTTTTTTAAAAAAGAACTGGTTGAGGTGCTGATTGCCCATCTGGGGCCGATTGGCAACAAGATGAAAAGAATGATGCAAGATCCATCTTATATTGATGAAGTCTTAAAAAAAGGTGTTATGAAAGCGCGGGCAGTTGCCAATAAAACCCTACATGAAGTTCATCAAATTATGGGGTTTCTGGAAACAGGATACCCTTAAATGTTAATTTTTACGGCTATATAAGGCGCTGAGCAAAAAGCATGCAAGTTTATTTACCAATTGCTGAATTATCGTTGGATGTATTTTTGCTGCTAGCACTTGGCGGATTAGTAGGATTTATATCTGGCATTTCCGGGATTGGTGCCAGTTTTTTGATGACGCCGATTTTGATTTTTATTGGCATCCCATCCCCGGTTGCGGTGGCGAGCCAAGCGAACCAAGTGGTGGCAACCTCGCTTTCCGGCACCTTATCACAATGGTCCCGGGGTAACATTGATTTTAAAATGGGTGGAATATTATTAATTGGCGGAATGGGCGGGTCCAGTTTGGGGGTCTGGCTGTTTGGACTTTTGGCAAAAATTGGCCAGGCCGACCTGGTTGTGGCTATCAGTTATATTTCCTGCTTAGGATCCATCGGGCTACTGATGTTGTGGGAAAGTATCCGCAGTCTTTTTAAAAAAATGATTAAACCACCCACGAAAGTCCGCCTACCTTTTTATCAACGACCGTGGATTCAAACATTACCCTTTAAACGGAATTTTCCGAAATCAAAATTATATATTAGCATTTGCTTGCCGATGGCAATTGGTTTTGGGGTAGGGTTGTTGTCGGCAATTATGGGGGTCGGCGGAAGCTTCTTGCTGG is part of the Rhodospirillaceae bacterium genome and harbors:
- the trpS gene encoding tryptophan--tRNA ligase, with the protein product MLKFLPGDFIMNKDLILSGVQPTGNLHLGNYLGAIRNWVMLQEKSTCFFTVVDLHAITVWQDPKILQQQTREVTAAFLAAGINPDLHPIFNQSQVEAHARLGWILSCVARVGWLNRMIQFKEKAGKDKENVSVGLFSYPTLMAADILLYKATHVPVGEDQKQHIELTRDIAQKFNNDFGVAYFQLPEPKIMGTATRLMSLRDGTKKMSKSDPSDYSRLNILDDDDLIRDKIRKAKTDLYPLPGPEVLRSSGEIDPQITMDRPEAINLLNMYTAVAGQSIEKTLQEFAGKEFSFFKKELVEVLIAHLGPIGNKMKRMMQDPSYIDEVLKKGVMKARAVANKTLHEVHQIMGFLETGYP
- a CDS encoding sulfite exporter TauE/SafE family protein, coding for MQVYLPIAELSLDVFLLLALGGLVGFISGISGIGASFLMTPILIFIGIPSPVAVASQANQVVATSLSGTLSQWSRGNIDFKMGGILLIGGMGGSSLGVWLFGLLAKIGQADLVVAISYISCLGSIGLLMLWESIRSLFKKMIKPPTKVRLPFYQRPWIQTLPFKRNFPKSKLYISICLPMAIGFGVGLLSAIMGVGGSFLLVPAMIYLLGMPITVVVGTSLFQMVFVTANVTLQQAIQNQSVDILLAAILMTGGVVGTQWGTKLSGKIRGEYVRFGFSLLMLGVCVGLANELLVKPSAIYSIRTIGELR